Proteins from a single region of Gasterosteus aculeatus chromosome 20, fGasAcu3.hap1.1, whole genome shotgun sequence:
- the LOC120810588 gene encoding double-strand-break repair protein rad21 homolog A — translation MFYAHFVLSKRGPLAKIWLAAHWDKKLTKAHVFECNLESSVESIISPKVKMALRTSGHLLLGVVRIYHRKAKYLLADCNEAFIKIKMAFRPGVVDLPEENREAAYNAITLPEEFHDFDQPLPDLDDIDVAQQFTLNQSRVEEITMREDVGNLSLLQDNDFADFGMDEREMMREASTFEEDIMHGATASNLLLEAEPGPANLPDKSNHMEYDDFGDASMGNSDGGMLVDKLLSSDDGGGIFDDPPAITASVMMPPDHGDDDDDFDNLQSPGPDSPDSGPAEPLPAMADQTEQTTLVHNEEEAFALEPIDITVKETKAKRKRKLIVDSVKELDSKTIRAQLSDYSDIVTTLDLAPPTKKLMMWKETGGVEKLFSLPAQPLWNVRLLKMFTRCLTPLVPDELRKRRKGGDADSLDEFLKELENPEVPREEVMSQHRDVIGQTIMEEPSMLAASAMEGSRTTLDETVMPPPSTPRGVKRKTIDKEPILPMAALEPQHVADRSVLSQRLDVHQVDLPPEESSLNLTQLVPELDLLSEKSKDKKDDSEEEEDQDGQTGDQDQEEKRWNKRTQQMLHGLQRVMAKTGADSVSLLELCRNNNKKQAAAKFYSFLVLKKQQAIEVTQTEPYSDIVATAGPRFHLI, via the exons ATGTTCTACGCCCACTTTGTCCTCAGCAAACGTGGGCCGCTGGCCAAGATCTGGCTAGCGGCCCACTGGGACAAGAAGCTGACCAAGGCTCATGTGTTTGAATGCAACCTTGAGAGCAGCGTGGAGAGCATCATCTCACCGAAG GTGAAGATGGCGTTGCGTACGTCTGGTCACCTGCTCCTAGGGGTGGTGAGAATCTACCATAGGAAGGCCAAATACCTGCTGGCCGACTGTAATGAAGCCTTCATCAAGATCAAAATGGCTTTTAGGCCAG GTGTTGTGGATCTCCCTGAGGAAAACCGAGAGGCGGCGTACAACGCCATCACTTTACCTGAAGAGTTCCATGACTTTGACCAGCCACTTCCTGATTTGGA TGACATAGATGTGGCCCAGCAGTTCACCCTAAACCAGAGCAGAGTAGAAGAGATCACAATGAGGGAAGATGTTGGCAACCTCAGCCTGTTGCAGGACAACGACTTTG CTGACTTTGGTATGGATGAACGAGAAATGATGCGCGAGGCCAGCACATTTGAGGAGGATATCATGCACGGTGCCACGGCCTCTAACCTTTtgctggaggcggagcctggCCCAGCCAACCTCCCTGACAAATCCAACCACATGGAGTATGATGACTTTGGGGATGCCTCCATGGGCAACAGTGATGGGGGAATGCTGG TTGATAAGCTACTGAGCTCTGATGACGGAGGAGGTATTTTTGACGACCCTCCAGCCATCACTGCAAGCGTCATGATGCCACCGGACCATGGAGACGATGATGACGATTTTGACAACCTCCAGTCAC CGGGTCCTGACAGCCCAGACTCCGGCCCGGCAGAGCCTCTGCCAGCAATGGCTGACcagacggaacagaccacacTGGTTCACAATGAGGAGGAGGCCTTTGCCCTGGAGCCCATTGACATCACTG TGAAAGAGACCAAGGCGAAGCGTAAGAGGAAGCTGATTGTTGACAGCGTGAAGGAATTGGACAGTAAGACCATCAGGGCTCAGCTGTCCGACTACTCTGACATTGTCACCACCCTGGACCTTGCCCCCCCCACCAAGAAGCTCATGATGTGGAAGGAGACCGGCGGAGTGGAGAagcttttctctctgcctgctcagccTCTTTGGAATGTCAGGCTGCTCAAG ATGTTCACGCGCTGCTTGACGCCTCTGGTGCCAGAcgagctgaggaagaggaggaagggtggCGACGCAGACAGTCTCGACGAGTTCCTCAAAGAGCTGGAGAACCCAGAGGTGCCAAGAGAGGAGGTCATGAGTCAGCACAGAGACGTAATCG GCCAGACCATCATGGAGGAGCCCAGCATGTTAGCAGCCTCTGCCATGGAGGGCAGTAGGACGACTCTGGACGAGACCGTCATGCCTCCCCCATCCACCCCCCGCGGGGTCAAACGCAAGACCATAGACAAAGAGCCCATCCTTCCT ATGGCAGCCTTGGAGCCGCAGCATGTGGCCGACCGCTCGGTCTTGTCTCAGAGGTTAGACGTACATCAGGTGGATCTGCCCCCAGAGGAGAGCAGCCTCAACCTCACCCAGCTCGTCCCCGAGCTTGACCTGCTCAGTGAAAAGAGCAAAGACAAGAAGGATgacagcgaggaagaggag GACCAGGACGGTCAGACCGGagaccaggaccaggaggagaagagatggAACAAGAGAACCCAGCAGATGCTGCACGGTCTCCAG CGCGTCATGGCAAAGACCGGCGCAGACTCTGTTAGCCTGCTTGAATTGTGccggaacaacaacaagaagcAGGCAGCTGCCAAGTTTTACAGTTTTCTCGTGCTCAAGAAGCAGCAAGCCATCGAGGTCACCCAGACTGAGCCCTACAGCGACATCGTTGCCACTGCTGGACCAAGATTCCACCTCATTTAG